A window of the Bradyrhizobium ottawaense genome harbors these coding sequences:
- a CDS encoding alpha/beta hydrolase translates to MALAKSVLAMVAALVAGQALAQQSPMPEELAWKLTEIGRVIDPPKTAALYVPMQQKEPYAGVKTERDVKYGPADRHLLDVFMPEANSAARPVLIYIHGGGFVAGNKRGPGSPFFDNVMLWAVRSGFVGVNATYRLAPQSPWPAGTEDIAAVVGWVASEIGARGGDPARIYLMGHSAGAIHVANYVSHPEFHKVKDGGLAGAVMVSGLYELGKAPLGNGEIAYYGTDPSRYAERSALAGLLATKTPLMITAAELDPPPFVEQFELLKQASCKRASGCAHATMLPQHSHMSEVYSINTADGRLTDEILEFVKTGK, encoded by the coding sequence ATGGCGCTGGCGAAATCAGTCTTGGCGATGGTGGCGGCGCTGGTGGCAGGCCAGGCCTTGGCCCAACAGAGCCCCATGCCGGAGGAACTGGCCTGGAAACTGACGGAAATTGGCCGCGTCATCGACCCGCCCAAGACCGCGGCGCTGTACGTGCCGATGCAGCAGAAGGAGCCGTATGCCGGCGTCAAGACCGAGCGCGACGTCAAATACGGTCCGGCCGATCGCCACCTGCTCGACGTCTTCATGCCGGAGGCCAATTCAGCCGCGCGGCCGGTGTTGATCTACATCCATGGCGGCGGCTTCGTCGCCGGCAACAAGCGCGGGCCCGGCAGCCCGTTCTTTGACAACGTCATGCTGTGGGCGGTCAGAAGCGGCTTTGTCGGCGTCAACGCCACCTACCGGCTGGCGCCGCAGTCGCCCTGGCCGGCGGGCACCGAAGACATCGCCGCTGTGGTCGGCTGGGTTGCCAGCGAGATTGGCGCGCGCGGCGGCGATCCCGCACGCATCTATCTGATGGGACATTCGGCCGGTGCGATCCATGTCGCCAATTACGTCTCGCATCCCGAATTTCACAAGGTGAAGGACGGCGGCCTCGCAGGCGCGGTGATGGTGTCCGGCCTCTATGAACTCGGCAAGGCGCCGCTTGGCAATGGCGAGATCGCCTATTACGGCACCGATCCCTCGCGCTATGCCGAGCGTTCCGCGCTGGCCGGCCTGCTCGCGACGAAAACGCCGCTGATGATCACGGCAGCCGAACTCGACCCGCCCCCCTTCGTCGAACAATTCGAGCTTTTGAAACAGGCGAGTTGCAAACGAGCGAGCGGATGCGCGCACGCGACGATGCTGCCGCAGCACAGCCACATGTCGGAGGTGTATTCGATCAACACCGCGGACGGCCGCCTGACGGATGAGATTTTGGAGTTTGTGAAGACGGGGAAATAG
- a CDS encoding replication-associated recombination protein A — protein MSPKQPREAANLFAAAGMEQDAPRPLPDRLRPQALSDVVGQDHILGPDGALTRMLETRTLGSLVFWGPPGTGKTTVARLLADATELHFEQISAVFSGVADLKKVFDAARARREMGKGTLLFVDEVHRFNRAQQDSFLPVMEDGTVVLVGATTENPSFELNAALLSRARVLVFHSLDPLAVEKLYAHAEKVEGKKLPLDAEARAVLVRMADGDGRAALTLAEEVWRAARKDEVFNAEQLQDILQRRAPIYDKSADGHYNLISALHKSVRGSDPDAALYYLARMMDAGEDPLFLARRVVRMAVEDIGLADPQALVICNAAKDAYDFLGHPEGELAIAQAVIYLATAPKSNAAYKAFGAAMRAAKEGGSLLPPKHILNSPTKLMKQEGYGGGYEYDHDTPDAFSGQDYFPEALGRQTFYDPPDRGFEREIRKRLDYWAKLRRERGS, from the coding sequence ATGAGCCCAAAGCAACCTCGCGAGGCGGCCAACCTCTTTGCCGCGGCAGGGATGGAACAGGATGCCCCGCGTCCATTGCCGGACCGGTTGCGCCCGCAGGCGCTGTCCGACGTCGTCGGTCAGGACCACATCCTCGGCCCCGACGGCGCGCTGACGCGGATGCTGGAGACCCGCACGCTGGGCTCGCTGGTGTTCTGGGGACCGCCCGGCACCGGCAAGACCACGGTGGCGCGGCTCCTGGCGGATGCCACCGAACTGCATTTCGAGCAGATCTCGGCGGTGTTTTCCGGCGTCGCCGACCTGAAAAAGGTGTTCGACGCTGCGCGTGCCCGCCGCGAGATGGGCAAGGGCACGCTGCTGTTCGTCGACGAGGTGCATCGCTTCAACCGCGCGCAGCAGGATTCGTTTCTGCCTGTGATGGAAGACGGCACCGTGGTGCTGGTCGGCGCCACCACCGAGAACCCGTCGTTCGAGCTCAACGCCGCCTTGCTGTCGCGGGCGCGCGTGCTGGTGTTTCATTCGCTCGATCCGCTCGCGGTCGAAAAACTCTACGCCCATGCCGAGAAGGTCGAGGGCAAGAAGCTGCCGCTCGATGCCGAAGCGCGTGCCGTACTGGTGCGAATGGCCGATGGCGACGGCCGCGCCGCGCTGACCTTGGCGGAAGAAGTCTGGCGCGCCGCGCGCAAGGACGAAGTGTTCAACGCCGAGCAGTTGCAGGACATCCTGCAGCGCCGGGCGCCGATTTACGACAAGTCTGCCGACGGTCATTACAACCTGATCTCGGCGCTGCATAAGTCGGTGCGCGGCTCTGATCCCGATGCGGCGCTGTATTATCTCGCGCGCATGATGGATGCCGGCGAGGATCCGCTGTTTCTGGCGCGCCGCGTGGTGCGGATGGCGGTCGAGGACATCGGGCTTGCCGATCCGCAGGCGCTGGTGATCTGCAACGCCGCCAAGGACGCCTATGATTTCCTAGGGCATCCCGAAGGCGAACTCGCGATCGCGCAGGCCGTGATCTACCTCGCCACTGCGCCGAAATCCAACGCCGCCTACAAGGCGTTTGGTGCGGCGATGCGCGCGGCAAAGGAGGGCGGTTCGCTGCTGCCGCCGAAACACATTTTGAATTCGCCGACCAAGCTGATGAAGCAGGAGGGCTATGGCGGCGGCTACGAATACGACCACGACACGCCGGATGCGTTCTCCGGCCAGGATTACTTCCCGGAAGCGCTGGGTCGCCAGACTTTTTACGATCCGCCCGACCGCGGCTTTGAGCGCGAAATCCGGAAAAGGCTGGATTATTGGGCGAAGTTGCGGCGGGAACGGGGTAGTTGA
- a CDS encoding winged helix-turn-helix transcriptional regulator: MKRRNFAHRPGCAVEATLDLIDGKWKGVILFHLQAGTQRFGELRRRMPGITQRMLTKQLRALEDDKLVIRKVYAEVPPRVEYTLSEIGESLRPVIDTLRAWGEGHQERLSCAPAPEAINAPDRAA, encoded by the coding sequence GGAATTTTGCCCATCGGCCCGGCTGCGCGGTCGAGGCTACGCTCGATCTGATCGACGGCAAATGGAAGGGCGTGATCCTGTTCCACCTGCAGGCCGGCACCCAGCGGTTTGGGGAGTTGCGGCGGCGGATGCCAGGGATTACCCAGCGCATGCTGACCAAGCAGCTTCGCGCGCTCGAGGACGACAAGCTCGTGATCCGCAAGGTCTATGCCGAGGTGCCGCCGCGGGTCGAATACACGCTGTCCGAGATCGGCGAGAGCCTGCGTCCGGTGATCGACACGCTGCGGGCCTGGGGCGAGGGCCATCAGGAACGGCTATCCTGCGCGCCGGCGCCCGAAGCCATCAACGCGCCCGATCGCGCCGCCTAG
- a CDS encoding RluA family pseudouridine synthase: MSRRVKKPLRPAGDRPKGARPYRGSQAERPPHRTGAKAPPRSPSAAPRAPKPFVAEPEKVVVELPPLPTKVQTVVVTADENNMRVDRFLEARFPGLSFSHIQRIVRKGELRVNGKRADSKDRIEEGQSIRIPPLKLDTPKAAGQLSEAGAKTLQALKDMILFEDADVMVLNKPAGLAVQGGSGITRNVDDMLEVMRDAKGQKPRLVHRLDKDTAGCLLIAKTRFAATAMTGSFRHRSARKIYWALVAGVPKPKQGRISTYLAKEESEDDTIMRIAKHGDEGASHAVTYYAVVETSAQKLAWVSLKPVTGRTHQLRTHMAHIDHAIIGDPKYFNKENWDLPGGIQNRLHLLARRIVIPHPRGGVIDASAPLPPHMLQSWNLLGLEADRFDPIENAPEE, from the coding sequence ATGAGCCGTCGCGTCAAGAAACCTCTCCGCCCGGCGGGCGATCGCCCCAAGGGCGCGCGTCCCTACCGTGGCTCGCAGGCCGAGCGGCCGCCGCACCGGACCGGCGCCAAAGCGCCGCCGCGGTCCCCGTCGGCGGCGCCCCGCGCGCCAAAACCATTCGTCGCCGAGCCCGAGAAGGTCGTCGTCGAGCTGCCGCCGTTGCCGACAAAAGTCCAGACCGTCGTGGTGACGGCGGACGAGAACAACATGCGGGTCGACCGCTTTCTCGAAGCGCGTTTTCCCGGCCTGTCGTTCTCCCATATCCAGCGCATCGTCCGTAAAGGCGAACTGCGCGTCAACGGCAAGCGCGCCGACAGCAAGGACCGGATCGAGGAGGGGCAGAGCATTCGCATTCCGCCGCTGAAACTCGATACGCCGAAGGCCGCGGGCCAGCTCTCGGAGGCCGGTGCCAAGACGCTGCAGGCGCTCAAGGACATGATCCTGTTCGAGGACGCCGACGTCATGGTGCTGAACAAGCCCGCAGGCCTGGCGGTGCAGGGCGGCTCCGGCATCACGCGCAATGTCGACGACATGCTGGAAGTGATGCGCGATGCCAAGGGGCAAAAGCCGCGGCTGGTGCACCGGCTCGACAAGGACACCGCCGGCTGTCTTCTGATTGCGAAAACCCGCTTTGCCGCGACCGCGATGACCGGTTCGTTCCGCCATCGCTCGGCGCGCAAGATCTACTGGGCGCTGGTCGCGGGCGTACCGAAGCCGAAGCAGGGCCGCATCTCGACCTATCTGGCCAAGGAAGAGAGCGAAGACGACACCATCATGCGGATCGCCAAGCACGGCGACGAGGGCGCAAGCCACGCGGTCACGTACTACGCCGTGGTCGAAACCTCGGCGCAGAAGCTCGCCTGGGTGTCGCTGAAGCCGGTGACCGGGCGAACCCATCAGTTGCGCACCCACATGGCGCATATCGATCACGCCATCATCGGCGATCCCAAATATTTCAACAAGGAGAACTGGGATTTGCCGGGCGGCATCCAGAACCGTCTGCATCTGCTGGCGCGCCGGATCGTGATCCCGCATCCGCGCGGTGGCGTGATCGATGCATCCGCGCCGCTGCCGCCGCATATGCTGCAGTCCTGGAACCTGCTCGGACTCGAAGCCGACCGGTTCGATCCGATCGAGAACGCGCCGGAGGAATAG
- a CDS encoding amidohydrolase family protein — MIRNLLRAAFFLFVISETWATADAQTLVLTGGTVYASPEAAPLADAVIIATNGVITAIGSRSEVQIPADIRVIDCTGKTIVAGFWNSHVHFTEPVWRNAGAAPAVTLEAHMQEMLTRWGFTSVWDLGSDPDDSLPLRRRVNSGEVPGPNIFFAGNMFPKGGHPVYIPREVPLPEVATPEEAAKLSRDYLAMGLDGIKLFTGAFMGDRPVVNMEPAVARAAVDVAHGQGKPVFAHPQNKTGVDTVIEAGVDVLAHTASSQSGYTPEQLARFKSQGIALIPTLSLFTTVVLDPAVTERVVAAAVGQLKQFSDNGGVVLFGTDIGFIKLYDTSREVELMHRVLGERQVLASLTTNPATYFKATNKGRVEKGFDADLAVLDGDPLADVRNLAKVTYTIRAGQVIYQKP; from the coding sequence ATGATCCGCAATCTGTTGCGTGCCGCGTTTTTTCTATTCGTCATCAGTGAGACTTGGGCCACCGCTGACGCGCAGACGCTCGTTCTGACGGGCGGCACTGTCTACGCCTCACCGGAGGCCGCGCCACTCGCCGACGCTGTCATCATCGCGACCAACGGCGTGATCACCGCGATCGGCAGCCGAAGCGAGGTTCAGATCCCCGCCGATATCCGCGTCATCGACTGCACCGGCAAGACCATCGTGGCCGGGTTCTGGAACAGCCATGTCCACTTCACGGAGCCGGTGTGGCGAAATGCCGGTGCCGCGCCGGCGGTGACGCTCGAAGCGCACATGCAGGAAATGCTGACGCGTTGGGGGTTTACCAGCGTATGGGATCTGGGCTCTGACCCCGACGACTCGCTGCCGCTGCGCCGCCGCGTCAACTCGGGCGAAGTGCCCGGTCCCAACATCTTCTTTGCGGGCAATATGTTCCCGAAAGGCGGTCACCCCGTCTACATCCCGCGCGAGGTGCCGCTGCCGGAAGTCGCCACGCCGGAAGAGGCCGCGAAACTATCGCGCGACTACCTCGCCATGGGCCTCGACGGCATCAAGCTGTTTACCGGCGCGTTCATGGGCGACAGGCCGGTCGTCAACATGGAGCCCGCTGTCGCCAGAGCGGCAGTCGACGTCGCGCATGGCCAGGGCAAGCCGGTGTTCGCCCATCCGCAGAACAAGACCGGCGTGGACACGGTGATCGAGGCCGGCGTCGACGTGCTCGCCCACACCGCGTCCAGCCAATCCGGCTACACGCCCGAGCAGCTCGCGCGCTTCAAATCGCAGGGGATCGCGCTGATTCCGACACTGTCGCTGTTTACCACCGTTGTGCTCGATCCCGCCGTGACCGAGCGCGTGGTCGCCGCTGCCGTCGGCCAGCTCAAGCAGTTTTCCGACAATGGCGGTGTTGTTCTGTTTGGAACCGATATCGGCTTCATCAAGCTCTATGACACCTCGCGCGAAGTCGAGCTGATGCACCGCGTGCTCGGGGAAAGGCAGGTGCTGGCCTCGCTGACGACCAACCCGGCCACCTATTTCAAGGCCACGAACAAGGGCAGGGTCGAGAAGGGGTTTGATGCCGATCTCGCGGTCCTCGACGGCGATCCCCTGGCCGACGTCCGCAACCTCGCCAAGGTCACCTATACCATCCGTGCGGGGCAGGTGATCTACCAGAAGCCGTGA
- a CDS encoding DegQ family serine endoprotease yields the protein MNSIRSFALLLVAAVIATPALAQDRRVPSSGAELRLSYAPIVQRVQPAVVNVYAAKTVQNRNPLLDDPMFRRFFGVPGQQPEQMQRSLGSGVMVDASGLVVTNNHVIEGADQVKVSLADKREFEAEIVLKDSRTDLAVLRLKDTKEKFATLDFANSDELLVGDVVLAIGNPFGVGQTVTHGIISALARTQVGITDYQFFIQTDAAINPGNSGGALVDMTGKLAGINTAIFSRSGGSQGIGFAIPANMVRVVVASAKGGGKAVKRPWLGARLQAVTPEIAETLGLKLPNGALVANVAPNSPAARAGLKLSDLIVAIEGQAIDDPNAFDYRFATRPLGGNAQIDVQRAGKTVKLTVPLETAPDTNRDEITLSARSPFQGAKVANISPAVADELHLDSQTEGVVVIDLEDGGTAASVGFQKGDIILAVNNQKIAKTSDLDKASKTASRLWRITVVRGGQQINVTLGG from the coding sequence ATGAATTCGATTCGCTCTTTCGCCCTGCTGCTGGTCGCCGCAGTCATTGCCACGCCGGCGTTGGCGCAGGACCGCCGCGTTCCATCCTCGGGCGCGGAACTGCGGCTGTCCTACGCGCCGATCGTGCAGCGCGTGCAGCCGGCGGTGGTGAACGTCTACGCCGCCAAGACCGTGCAGAACCGCAACCCGCTGCTCGACGATCCGATGTTCCGCCGTTTCTTCGGCGTGCCCGGCCAGCAGCCCGAGCAGATGCAGCGTTCGCTCGGATCGGGCGTGATGGTCGATGCCTCCGGCCTCGTCGTCACCAACAACCACGTCATCGAAGGCGCCGACCAGGTCAAGGTTTCGCTCGCCGACAAGCGCGAGTTCGAGGCCGAGATCGTGCTGAAGGACAGCCGCACCGATCTCGCCGTGCTGCGCCTCAAGGATACCAAGGAGAAATTCGCGACGCTCGACTTCGCCAATTCGGATGAATTGCTGGTCGGCGACGTCGTGCTCGCGATCGGCAACCCGTTCGGCGTCGGCCAGACCGTGACCCACGGCATCATCTCGGCGCTGGCGCGCACGCAAGTCGGCATCACCGACTACCAGTTCTTCATTCAGACCGATGCCGCGATCAATCCCGGCAATTCCGGCGGCGCGCTGGTCGACATGACCGGCAAGCTCGCCGGCATCAACACCGCGATCTTCTCGCGCTCCGGCGGCTCGCAGGGCATCGGCTTTGCCATTCCGGCCAACATGGTGCGCGTCGTCGTGGCCTCCGCCAAGGGCGGCGGCAAGGCGGTGAAGCGCCCGTGGCTCGGCGCGCGGCTGCAGGCGGTGACGCCTGAAATCGCCGAGACGCTGGGACTGAAGCTGCCGAACGGCGCGCTGGTCGCCAATGTCGCGCCCAACAGTCCGGCGGCGCGCGCCGGCCTGAAACTGTCCGACCTGATCGTTGCGATCGAAGGGCAGGCGATCGACGATCCCAACGCGTTCGACTATCGCTTCGCCACGCGCCCGCTCGGCGGCAACGCGCAGATCGACGTGCAACGCGCCGGCAAGACCGTGAAGCTGACGGTGCCGCTGGAGACCGCGCCCGACACCAACCGCGACGAAATCACGCTCTCCGCGCGCTCGCCGTTCCAGGGCGCCAAGGTCGCCAATATTTCGCCGGCGGTTGCCGACGAACTGCATCTGGATTCCCAGACCGAAGGTGTCGTGGTGATCGATCTCGAGGATGGCGGTACCGCCGCCAGCGTCGGCTTCCAGAAGGGCGATATTATTCTTGCGGTCAACAACCAGAAGATCGCCAAGACCAGCGATCTCGACAAGGCCTCGAAAACAGCGTCGAGGCTGTGGCGCATCACCGTGGTGCGCGGCGGCCAGCAGATCAACGTGACGCTCGGCGGATGA